From the Betaproteobacteria bacterium genome, the window TGGCAGCATGAAGATCAGTGCCAGGAACCAACTGAAGGGCAAGGTCAAAAGCGTCAAGCATGGGCCGGTCAGTACTGAAGTGGTTATCAGCGTTGCAAATGGCGTGGAGATCACTTCGGTCATCACTGAATCGGCGGCGAAGGAACTGGAGTTAAAGACAGGTTCTGTCGTCTACGCGGTCATCAAGGCCAACAACGTGATCGTGGCAGTGGATTGATCCATGGTTGTGCTGGCAGGACTATCGGCATGAGCATGACGTCGGACATCCGCTGCCGGATGGCGGGGTACTGCCGCATCGCGGCTATACTCCATTGCCTGTTGCCAGCGTTGGCCCCCGCCGCGGAAGACGTCCAGACGCTGCTTACCATCAGGCAAGGGGGGGCGGTGCTCGGGACATTTTCACTCGCTGCCCTGGAAGCTGCCGGTGCCATCGCGGTGACGGTTGAAGATGATTCCGGCCAGTCATCGGATTACACCGGCGTGCCGATCGCGCAATTGCTGGAATCGGTCGGTGTCGCGCTCGGCAAATCCGTGCGCGGTGATCGTCTTACGGAGTTCATGATGCTCCGAGCGGCTGACGGCTACCGGGTGTTGTTTTCGCTGGCCGAGACCGATCCGATATTCCGCGAGCGTGTGCTGCTGCTTTGCTACCGGAAGAACGGCGGTCCACTGCCCGGCAAGGAAGGGCCGCTGCGCGTGGTTGTCGCCGACGAAAAACGACATGCTCGCTGGGTAAGGCAGGTCACGGCGATCGAATTGGGCCGCGTTGAGGAACCGCGCTGACGGTGCGCTGGCATGAAGCATGAAACTGAGCTTGCAGCAGTTGGGGCGGCGGCAGCGGGTATCGCCGGAGGGTTGATTGGTCTCGGAGGCGCGGAGTTCCGTTTGCCATTGCTGCTGGGGCCACTCCGGGTGCCGCTGCGTGAGGCTGTGCCGTTGAACCTGTCAGTGAGTCTGTGCGTGGTGCTGGCTGCACTGCCATTGCGGCTGTTGCAGGCGCCAGCGGTACCGGAGATGCGTTACGTCGCCGGCGCTGTCGCTATCGCGCTGGGAGCAGCCCTCGCGGCGAGTCGCGGTGCGAAGATGTTCGCGAGTTTGCATTCCCTGAATCTCGCGATGCTGATCCGGGGGCTGCTGTTCGTGCTTGGCGCGATCATGCTCGCGGAAGCGGTGTTTCCGTTGTCGCCGTTGGGCTTGTTGGGAACGAATGCCGCAGTCCAGCTAATCGCCGGCGTCCTGGCAGGGATGGCGATCGGGTTGGTCAGCAGTCTGCTGGGTGTTGCCGGCGGGGAACTCATCATCCCAACACTCGTCGTAGGGTTTGGCGTGCCTGTGAAATCGGCCGGAACGCTCAGTATTCTGATCAGCGTGCCCGCGATGATGGTCGGTCTTATGAAGTACCGCCAACTGGGCGCACTTCGGTCTCCATCGATGCGCGGATACTTTCGTTCGCTGGCAACAGACTCGATTGTCGGCGCGCTTGCTGGTGCAGCGATGATTGGGTTCGTACCGGCAGCAGGATTGAAGATCTTGCTGGGCGTGCTGCTGATATGGTCGGCATTCAAAGCGGTGCCAGCGCACAGGAAAGATCAACCGGGTTCTGAGCGATCGAAGGAAGCGTCAAAGGAAAACACATAATGATCAACGCTAGAATTGCTCAAGGATGAGGTGAAGTCCCGTTACTCTCGGTCCGGTCAGTGCCGAGATCGTGGTCAAGGTGACCAGCGAGGTCGAGATCGCCTTCTTTATCACTGAATCCGACGCGAAGGAACTGGACCTGAAGAAGGAAAGCACGGGGTATACGGTGATGAGGGCAATAAACGTGATCACCGCGACCTACTGACCCGGAGCGAATGGCGGTGCGCTAGCTGCCCGGTCCCTGTCTTGCCGGCATAACCCACGCCGTGCCGGATGCATCACGCCGTTCGGCCCACCCACCACCGAGCGCGCGAATGAGCGTGACGCTGGCGAGCATCTGCTGCTGGCGCACCACCAGGCGACCACGCTCGACCTGCAAACGGGTGCGTTGCGCATCCACCAGCTCCAGAACATTGACCAATCCGGCCTTGTAGCGCGCGGTTGCCAGTTGTTCGGCGCGCTCCGCCGCATTCACCGCGCGCAACTGACTCTCATGCTGAAGGTCCAGGATGCGCAATGCGGACAGCGCGGTTTCCACTTCCTTGAACGCAACCAGCAGACGCTCGCGATAGTTGGCGAGACTTTCCGCATAGACCGCGCGGGCGCGATCGACGTTCGAGCGCAAGCGTCCACCGTCGAACAATGGCTGCGCCAGTGATGCACCGAGCAGCCAGATCTGGCTGTCTCGATTCAGCAGATCGGACAGCTCGGCGCTCTCGAAGCCGAGCGCGCCTGTTAGCCTGATCGAGGGGAACAGTGCGGCTTGCGCTACACCTATGTCGGCATTGCGCGCCGAAAGCAGGCGTTCGGCTTCCGCTACGTCCGGGCGCCGCTCGATCAGATCGGCGGGCATGCCGACGGGAATGACGGGAGGTCGCGGCACGAATGGCTCGACACCGAGTTCGAAAGGGCCAGGCATTGCGCCGGTCAGCACGGCAAGTGCGTGCTGCAAATCATTGCGGCGGCGAAGTGCCGCCTGAGCTTCCGATTGCGTGGCGGCAAGCTCGGTTTCGACGCGGGCGAGATCGAGCTCGCTGGCCAGGCCACCGCGTTTACGCGAGGCAACCAGGTCGCGCGCTCGCTCGCGCAATTCGATGCCACGAGTGAGCAGCGCAAGTTCCTCGTCTGCGGCGCGCAACTGGAAATAAACTTGTGCGAGATCGCTTTGCAGTATCAGCAGAACGCCGTGGTAGGCCGCGACGCTCGCTTCCATGCGCCGGCTTGCGGACTCCTCGAGTCGGGAAATCTTGCCCCACAGATCGACTTCGTAGGACGCATACAGGGGCAGCTTGAAGCGGTCCGTCGTGTAGGCAACATTGCCGGGTACCTTGTTCGGCTGATCGGGGCGATTGCCCGATACGCGGTAGCGCGAAGCGTCGGGAAAAAATTCCAGTGTCGGATAACGGCCGGCCTCATTGAAACCGAGCACCGCGCGAGCCTGTTCCACTCTCGCGGCAGCGGCTTGCACGCGCGGGCTGGACACCCGGGCTTGTTCTTCAAGCCGGTTGAGCACCACGTCGCCGTAAATCTCCCACCACCTGCCGCGAATCACTTCGTCGCTCGGCGCGGCTTCCTTCCATGGGCCGGCTTCGATGTATGCGACCGGCAGCGTCGCCTTTGGACGAACATAGTCGGTGCCGGCGCGCATGCAGCCCGAAACCACCATCGCAATTGCCAATGTCAGCAGAAAGCGCGCTTTCATCGGAGTCGAATCAGGACTTGGGTTTTTCTGTCGGCGCCGCAGCCGGTTTGGGCGCGTCTTTCTTATCGCTATGCGCCTGCATTTCCGTCGCTCGTACTTTGGACCCTTCGACCAGACTGTCGCGCGGGTTGTTGATCACGCGCTCGTTGTCCGTCAAGCCGGCGAGGATCTCCACTTCCTTGCCGAAGTCGCGGCCGACTTTCACCGGCTTGATATGAATGACACCGCCGGTATCCACAACGGCCACGCGGGTGCCTTCTCCACCGACCATCAGCGCGTTGATCGGAATCTGAAGATTCGGTTCGGCATTGACCAGGTTGATCTTTGCCTGTGCATACATGCCCGGCAACAGCGGTCCCTCGCGATTGGGCACATGCATTTCCACCACCATGGTGCGTGTGGCCGAATCGAAGGCCCCCGCGCTGCGCATCACCTTCGCGGGGAAGACGCGCTCGCCGAGTTCGGGCACTACCAGGTCAACGGTCATGCCGGGCTTGATCATCCGCATGCTGCTTTGTGGAACGGCTGCATGCACGCGAATCGTGTCTGTTTGCGACAGTTTGAACAGCCAGCCGGAGGAAGACGCACTCCCAGCCTGGATCAATGAGCCGACGTCGACGTTGCGCGCGACGATCGTTCCCGAGAATGGCGCGGTGACGCGCTGGAACGATTTCATTTGCTCGAGCCGGCGCAGATTGGCTTCCGCCGCCGCATAGTCGGCTTTGCGCGCCTCGTGCACTCCGTGCTTCTCGTCGACTTCCTGAGGCGAAACGGCCTCTTCCTTCAGCAGTGCTGCATAACGCTCTGATGTAACCCGCGCCAGCTCCAGATTGGCCTTGACCTGCGCGCGGGATGCGTGCGCCTGATCGAGTTCACGGTCGACTTCCGGCGCCTCGATCTCGGCGAGCACCTGTCCTGCCGTGACCTGATCACCGATATCCACTTGCCAGCGCTTGAGATAACCGTTGGTTCGCGCATAAATGGTGGTTTCCTGCATCGCGTAAAGGCTGACCGGCAATACGATATCGGCCTTCTGGCTGCCCCGCTTCGCGGGCACATACATAACAGCTTGCAACTCATCCTTGCCGGCTTCGGCTTGGGCCACCTTCAAGGCATTCCACTTCGGCCACAAACCGATCGAGAACAGACCCGCCATGACGACGGCGAGCCCGATGACCAGGGCGGTTCCCGAAACCCGGCCGCGCATGGATCGAATGCTGTTGCGGCGTGCATAAACGAATCGTGAAGGCGCGCTCATTTCATTCTCCCTCCCCTGGGGTTCTTGCCTGTTTGCGTCGCACAATATTTCATTTTGAAATAATAATGTCAGAATGAAACATATGATTTCAAACGGTTTTTCTTGTAACCGCCAGCCATAAACTTGTAACATTAAAGCAACATTGTTGCAACAATTGCGGATAGGGAGAGGGCGTTGTGGATCGTCAGGCTGGCGCTGAGCCGGCCCTATACCTTCGTTGTGGTAGCGATGCTGATCGTTCTGCTCGGCATCGTTTCCATCTTTCGCATGCCGAAGGACATTTTCCCGGAAATCGCGGAGCCGATCGTCACATTGATTTGGCAATACGTTGGCATTCCTGCCGATGCCTTCGAAAAGCAGATCACGATTTTTTCCGAACAGCAGATCAATACCACGGTCAGCAACATCAAGCGCATCGAGTCGCATACGATCAACGGCAAGAATGTCATCCGCATCTACTTTCAGCCATCGGTACGGATTGACCAGGCGGTAAGCCAGATCACGGCGACGTCGCAAACGATTATCCGGCGCATGCCGCCGGGGCAGCAGCCGCCGCAGATCGTGCAGTACGATGCCTCCAGCGTACCGATCCTCCAAATCGCGCTCGGTAGCGACACCATGAGCGAACAGCAGCTCTACGACCAGGGGCTATGGCTGGTGCGCAACGAAGTGGTGCCGGTTTCGGGCGCCACGGTACCACTGCCCTACGGCGGGCGGCCGCGGCTGGTGATGATCGATGCCGATCCCCTCCGCATGCATGCGAAAGGCGTGACCGTCAAAGACATCAACGACGCGCTCAATCGCCAGAACGTCAATCTGCCTACGGGATCCACCCAGATCGGATCGCGCGACTACGTACTGAGCATCAACAATAGCCCGGAGAAGATCGCAGAGCTTGGCGACTTGCCGATCAGGACCATCGGTGGCGCAATGGTGTACATCCGCGATGTCGCCGATGTGCGTGACGGCTACAACGAACAGACCAGCCTGGTACGGCACGACGGCCGCAAGTCGGCTCTCATCACGGTGCTCAAGAGCGGCGGCGCGTCCACCCTGGACATCATTCGTGACGTGCGGCAGCGGCTGTCCAACGTGACGCTGCCGGAGGGTCTGTCGCTTTCCTTCCTGTTCGACCAGTCGGTGTTCGTTGTCAATGCGATGCACGCGGTCGTCGTCGAAGGCCTGATGGCGGCGGTACTGACCGGCCTGCTGATCCTGCTGTTCCTCGGAAGCTGGCGCTCGATGGTGGTGGTGGTGACATCGATTCCGCTGGCAATCCTCTTCTCGATCATCATGCTTTCGGCGATGGGGTATTCGCTGAACCTGATGACGCTCGGCGGGCTGGCCTTGGCGGTCGGCATCTTGGTCGACGATGCCACGGTTACCATCGAAAACATCCACCGCCATATTGCGATGGGCAAAGGCCTGAAGCAGTCGATCCTGGACGGCTCGCAGCAGATCGTGGTGCCGGTGCTGGTGTCGATGCTGTGCATCTGTATCGTGTTCCTGCCGGTGCTGCTCCTGACCGGCGCCGCCAGATATCTGTTCACGCCAATGGCGCTGGCGGTCGTGTTCTCCATCCTGGCCTCTTACGGATTGTCGCGTACGCTGGTGCCGGTGATGTCGCGCTATCTCCTGCTGGAGGACGAGCACGGCGATGGTCACGGTGTGATGGCGCGGCTGCACAGCGTCGTCGAAACCAGCTTCGAGCGTTTGCGCCGTAACTACCTTTCCGCGCTGCGATGGGCACTTGCCAGCCGGGTCACCGTCTTCGCGCTGTTCATTGTGCTGGTGATTGGTTCCGCCGGCGCGGTGCTGTTCATCGGTTGGGAATTTTTCCCGGTGGTAGATGCCGGACAGATTCGTTTGCACGTCAATGCGCCGGCCGGCACGCGCATCGATGATACGGGCGTGATTTTCTCGAAGGTTCAGGACGAGATCCGTCGCACGATCGACGCGAAGGACCTGGACGTCATCATCGACAATGTCGGCATCCCGCCTTCGACAAACCTCGCCTATAGCGACAACGTCACGCTGTCATCCGGAGACGGTGAAATCCTGGTATCGCTGAAACCAGATCACCAGGTTGCCACGAAGGAATACGTGCGTCGCCTGCGCCAGAGACTTCCCGAACAGTTTCCGGAGTGCACGTTTTACTTCCAGCCCGGCGACATGATGAACCAGATCCTGAACTTCGGGCTGCCGGCGCCGATCGACGTCAAGATCATCGGCGGCGACTACAAGAATTTTCACCTGGCCAAGGAGATCGAGGCGCGCATGAAACGCATCGCCGGCGCGGTGGATGTACACGTTCACCAGATCATGAATCAGCCGGCGCTGCGCGTCCAGGTGGACCGCACCCGCGCCGCGCAACTCGGCTTCTCTCAGCGCGAAATCGCCGAGAACTTCCTGATCGCATCATCGTCCAGCGTTGTCGTGACGCCGAATTATTGGAACGACCCGAAGACCGGCCGGCCGTATCAGGTCGTCGTGGTTCAACCGCATGAGACGGCGCTCAATTCGGTCGAAGCGGTGCTGAACATACCGCTGCCGGGAAAAGGTCAGTCGCCTACGCAGACCCTGGGCAACGTGGCGACGGTCAAGCACGTGGAGCTGCCGGCAATCATCAATCACGTCAATACGGAGCTTGCGTTCGACGTGTACGCGAACGTGCAGGGCAGGGATCTCGGCGCCGTCGCTTCCGATGTGCGCAAGGTAGTCGATGAATTCATCCCAAAGGCGCTCGAACAGAAGAACAATACCCGCATTGAAATTGCCGGCCAGGCAGAGAGCATGTACGACGCTTTCACCCGCATGGGAATCGGCCTGATCGCCGCGGTGCTGCTGGTGTATTTCATCATGGTCATCAACTTTCAATCCTGGACCGATCCTTTCATCATCATCACGGCGCTGCCCGGCGCTTTCTGCGGAATCATCTGGATGCTGTTCCTCAGCGGAACCAGTTTCAGCGTGCCTTCGCTTATGGGCGCCATCATGAGCGTTGGTGTCGCCACGGCGAACAGTATTCTGATGGTGTCCTTCGCCAATGAGCAGTTGCGCAACGGCATGAGTCCGATCGAAGCCGCCCTGGAAGCCGGCTCGACGCGTCTGCGGCCGGTGCTGATGACGGCGGCCGCCATGGTGATCGGGATGGCGCCGATGGCGAGCGGACTCGGAGAAGGCGGCGAGCAGAATGCGCCACTGGGCCGAGCAGTGATCGGTGGGTTGTTGCTCGCGACCGTTGCCACGCTGTTCTTTGTACCGGTCGTGTTCAGCCTGTTGCGGCGCCATGGCGTGCCCAAGCCGAGATTTGCCGACGACGGCGTTGTCCTGGCCACGGATACTGCGCGGCACTAAGGATTTTTTGTGGATAGGATTTTTTGTAGATGCAATAGTGTTTTTTAGTGAGGAGACAACCATGAAAAGAATAATGCTGCTATGCCTGGCATTGATGCTGCCCGCGTGCGCGCATCTGAATCGGCCCACCACTGATCAGCAATTTGAATCCTATCGGGCAGAAGTCAGGGCAGAGCGTGACACGGGCAGGATTACCGCCGTGGAAGAACAGGAAAAACTGCGCGATCGCTATTGGGAGTTATATGGCAAGGATGCTAACAGCGCCGGCCACTTCGCGTTTTCGATTTCGTTGATGCACAGTGCGCAGGTGGGTAATTTTCCGATGCAGGAAGCGGAAGCATTGATTGCCGCGCGTGAAGAGCAGCTTTTCGCCCTGAAGATGGCTTCGCGGCAGCGGCAGCCCGACTGCACCTACGATTGTCCGTGGAACTGAGGTGCTCTCGATTATCATTTGCCATTTAACGGCTGTGGGGAACGGCAAATGGGCGGTTCGGGTTTCATAGCAGTTGGCGTCGGGGCTGCTCTGGGCGCGTGGCTGCGCTGGTGGCTGGGCATTGCGTTGAATGCCGTCACACCCAATCTCCCTCTCGGCACGCTGGCAGCCAATTTGATCGGCGGTTACCTGATCGGCGTTGCTGTCGAGTATTTCTCCCAACAGGGCGGGCTCCCGGTCGAGATGCGCCTGTTCGTGATCACGGGATTTCTCGGCGGTCTGACGACTTTTTCTTCTTTCTCCGCGGAAGCGGTCGGCTTGCTGATGGAAAGCCGGTATGCGTGGGCAATCCTGCTGATATCGAGCCATCTGATCGGTTCGATCGTCATGACCGTGCTCGGGATTTTCACGGTGCGTAGCGTTACTGCCTGACGGGTCAGGACCGGGCTTCGTTGAGAAGCTTGCGCCCGGCGTCTATGACTTCGGAAGCGGTGAGCCCAGCGGGCCCGATGCCGGCGGCAACCAGCCTGTCTGCTGCCAGGCCGTGCAGATGGACACCGGCAAGCAACGCGAGGTCAGGATCGCCACCTTGGGCAGTAAGCGACGCGATGATCCCAGTCAGCACATCCCCCATTCCCGCAGCGGCCATTCCCGGGTTACCGCTGGTATTCAGGTACCAGTCGCCGTTTTTCAGCGCGCAGACGCTGCCGTTTCCCTTCAGCACCACGGCGGCGTTGAACCGTGCGGACAGCGTGTGCGCAGCCGCGATCCGGTCATGCTGGATTTT encodes:
- a CDS encoding TOBE domain-containing protein, with amino-acid sequence MKISARNQLKGKVKSVKHGPVSTEVVISVANGVEITSVITESAAKELELKTGSVVYAVIKANNVIVAVD
- a CDS encoding molybdopterin-dependent oxidoreductase; the protein is MSMTSDIRCRMAGYCRIAAILHCLLPALAPAAEDVQTLLTIRQGGAVLGTFSLAALEAAGAIAVTVEDDSGQSSDYTGVPIAQLLESVGVALGKSVRGDRLTEFMMLRAADGYRVLFSLAETDPIFRERVLLLCYRKNGGPLPGKEGPLRVVVADEKRHARWVRQVTAIELGRVEEPR
- a CDS encoding sulfite exporter TauE/SafE family protein, which translates into the protein MKHETELAAVGAAAAGIAGGLIGLGGAEFRLPLLLGPLRVPLREAVPLNLSVSLCVVLAALPLRLLQAPAVPEMRYVAGAVAIALGAALAASRGAKMFASLHSLNLAMLIRGLLFVLGAIMLAEAVFPLSPLGLLGTNAAVQLIAGVLAGMAIGLVSSLLGVAGGELIIPTLVVGFGVPVKSAGTLSILISVPAMMVGLMKYRQLGALRSPSMRGYFRSLATDSIVGALAGAAMIGFVPAAGLKILLGVLLIWSAFKAVPAHRKDQPGSERSKEASKENT
- a CDS encoding efflux transporter outer membrane subunit, with translation MKARFLLTLAIAMVVSGCMRAGTDYVRPKATLPVAYIEAGPWKEAAPSDEVIRGRWWEIYGDVVLNRLEEQARVSSPRVQAAAARVEQARAVLGFNEAGRYPTLEFFPDASRYRVSGNRPDQPNKVPGNVAYTTDRFKLPLYASYEVDLWGKISRLEESASRRMEASVAAYHGVLLILQSDLAQVYFQLRAADEELALLTRGIELRERARDLVASRKRGGLASELDLARVETELAATQSEAQAALRRRNDLQHALAVLTGAMPGPFELGVEPFVPRPPVIPVGMPADLIERRPDVAEAERLLSARNADIGVAQAALFPSIRLTGALGFESAELSDLLNRDSQIWLLGASLAQPLFDGGRLRSNVDRARAVYAESLANYRERLLVAFKEVETALSALRILDLQHESQLRAVNAAERAEQLATARYKAGLVNVLELVDAQRTRLQVERGRLVVRQQQMLASVTLIRALGGGWAERRDASGTAWVMPARQGPGS
- a CDS encoding efflux RND transporter periplasmic adaptor subunit, which codes for MSAPSRFVYARRNSIRSMRGRVSGTALVIGLAVVMAGLFSIGLWPKWNALKVAQAEAGKDELQAVMYVPAKRGSQKADIVLPVSLYAMQETTIYARTNGYLKRWQVDIGDQVTAGQVLAEIEAPEVDRELDQAHASRAQVKANLELARVTSERYAALLKEEAVSPQEVDEKHGVHEARKADYAAAEANLRRLEQMKSFQRVTAPFSGTIVARNVDVGSLIQAGSASSSGWLFKLSQTDTIRVHAAVPQSSMRMIKPGMTVDLVVPELGERVFPAKVMRSAGAFDSATRTMVVEMHVPNREGPLLPGMYAQAKINLVNAEPNLQIPINALMVGGEGTRVAVVDTGGVIHIKPVKVGRDFGKEVEILAGLTDNERVINNPRDSLVEGSKVRATEMQAHSDKKDAPKPAAAPTEKPKS
- a CDS encoding efflux RND transporter permease subunit; translation: MWIVRLALSRPYTFVVVAMLIVLLGIVSIFRMPKDIFPEIAEPIVTLIWQYVGIPADAFEKQITIFSEQQINTTVSNIKRIESHTINGKNVIRIYFQPSVRIDQAVSQITATSQTIIRRMPPGQQPPQIVQYDASSVPILQIALGSDTMSEQQLYDQGLWLVRNEVVPVSGATVPLPYGGRPRLVMIDADPLRMHAKGVTVKDINDALNRQNVNLPTGSTQIGSRDYVLSINNSPEKIAELGDLPIRTIGGAMVYIRDVADVRDGYNEQTSLVRHDGRKSALITVLKSGGASTLDIIRDVRQRLSNVTLPEGLSLSFLFDQSVFVVNAMHAVVVEGLMAAVLTGLLILLFLGSWRSMVVVVTSIPLAILFSIIMLSAMGYSLNLMTLGGLALAVGILVDDATVTIENIHRHIAMGKGLKQSILDGSQQIVVPVLVSMLCICIVFLPVLLLTGAARYLFTPMALAVVFSILASYGLSRTLVPVMSRYLLLEDEHGDGHGVMARLHSVVETSFERLRRNYLSALRWALASRVTVFALFIVLVIGSAGAVLFIGWEFFPVVDAGQIRLHVNAPAGTRIDDTGVIFSKVQDEIRRTIDAKDLDVIIDNVGIPPSTNLAYSDNVTLSSGDGEILVSLKPDHQVATKEYVRRLRQRLPEQFPECTFYFQPGDMMNQILNFGLPAPIDVKIIGGDYKNFHLAKEIEARMKRIAGAVDVHVHQIMNQPALRVQVDRTRAAQLGFSQREIAENFLIASSSSVVVTPNYWNDPKTGRPYQVVVVQPHETALNSVEAVLNIPLPGKGQSPTQTLGNVATVKHVELPAIINHVNTELAFDVYANVQGRDLGAVASDVRKVVDEFIPKALEQKNNTRIEIAGQAESMYDAFTRMGIGLIAAVLLVYFIMVINFQSWTDPFIIITALPGAFCGIIWMLFLSGTSFSVPSLMGAIMSVGVATANSILMVSFANEQLRNGMSPIEAALEAGSTRLRPVLMTAAAMVIGMAPMASGLGEGGEQNAPLGRAVIGGLLLATVATLFFVPVVFSLLRRHGVPKPRFADDGVVLATDTARH
- the crcB gene encoding fluoride efflux transporter CrcB, translating into MGGSGFIAVGVGAALGAWLRWWLGIALNAVTPNLPLGTLAANLIGGYLIGVAVEYFSQQGGLPVEMRLFVITGFLGGLTTFSSFSAEAVGLLMESRYAWAILLISSHLIGSIVMTVLGIFTVRSVTA